One window of Oryza brachyantha chromosome 12, ObraRS2, whole genome shotgun sequence genomic DNA carries:
- the LOC107305365 gene encoding uncharacterized protein LOC107305365, with protein sequence MRDGSTRKMKYMNLVTGQLPTWAVETSASCSEGIEEHVTAVGEAEDADKEPAHASVAEGDREEKRSLLLGAEQQQQLFSSSWSPVQDLKASSRLQAVFSSSVTTARCLCFPVLIWRIRRVPSHIQRRIVTTLSRKVRIPGMSCASCVVTALPGVASAVSDPFSCSLALARLVCPCGVMAPPAFVLCL encoded by the exons ATGCGCGACGGCTCCACGCGCAAGATGAAGTACATGAACCTCGTGACGGGGCAGCTCCCGACTTGGGCGGTGGAGACGAGCGCCTCCTGCAGTGAGGGGATCGAAGAACATGTCACGGCAGTAGGGGAAGCCGAGGATGCGGACAAAGAG cCTGCACATGCATCGGTTGCTGAGGGAGatcgagaagaaaagaggagcttgctgcttggtgcagagcagcagcagcagttgttttcctcctcttg GTCACCGGTTCAAGATTTGAAGGCTAGTAGCAGGCTGCAAgctgttttctcttcttcggTGACAACAGCTCGGTGTCTTTGCTTCCCTGTTTTG ATTTGGAGAATCCGGAGAGTACCGAGCCATATCCAGAGGAGGATAGTGACTACCCTCAGCAGGAAG GTGAGGATTCCGGGTATGAGTTGTGCTTCTTGTGTGGTCACTGCTCTGCCGGGGGTGGCGAGTGCAGTGAGTGATCCCTTCTCTTGCAGCTTGGCTCTTGCCCGGTTGGTTTGCCCTTGTGGGGTTATGGCACCGCCGGCTTTcgttttatgcttatga
- the LOC102711311 gene encoding putative cyclin-dependent kinase F-2 encodes MASLSLDFLLAIGFRFNPSPQEIVSYYLPLLIAGEQPEDTRDCIHHADVYGADMDVEPGRLAGRFAPVARSTSSDRFFFTACRRVKRRVSRIAGRGTWVAQSTTDVKNEEKVKIGELKTFKFKKERGRDDYSDWLMEEYHCHPGGEEAGDVEPVVCRIYVSPRAPLHSPARRESAAYQPPEHAQPLGPTPVRSAPPRREHLTTQPPPPPPSLLKRAPPVAQPQCSKKMRGAIPLSSTYVIASGGCGVVYRARDRRSGETVAMKCIRAYRGDGGELVDRSDLGREVAAMEACRGHPYVVQPRAHGRGGGDDGEAVLVMQFVGPTLRHVLRRERGGRAGRSELEVRLAMRQLLSGAKRIHDAGLMHRDLKPDNVLVDSRGNLKICDLGLSQSTAAPPPYSNPIGTRWYCAPEILGSTDYDDRVDSWSLGCIMAELLTRKPLFRGSSDREQLGEILDVLGVNDIKQWRGYKGQRLPGGCGPDSFLRCFFPCPAEARMLGRPALSEAGFEVLSGLLTCNPERRMTVEQALRHRWFKELDSASLRHRP; translated from the exons ATGGCGAGCCTCAGCCTCGATTTTCTCCTCGCGATAGGGTTTCGCTTCAACCCGTCGCCGCAGGAGATCGTCTCCTACTACCTGCCGCTGCTCATCGCCGGCGAGCAGCCCGAGGACACCAGGGACTGCATCCACCACGCCGACGTCTACGGCGCCGATATGGACGTCGAGCCGGGGCGCCTCGCCGGGCGGTTCGCGCCCGTGGCCCGGAGCACCAGTAGCGACCGGTTCTTCTTCACGGCGTGCAGGCGGGTCAAGAGGAGGGTCTCGCGCATCGCCGGACGCGGCACCTGGGTGGCGCAGTCGACCACGGACGTCAAGAACGAGGAGAAGGTCAAGATCGGCGAGCTCAAGACCTTCAAGTTCAAGAAGGAGAGGGGCCGCGACGACTACAGCGACTGGCTGATGGAGGAGTACCACTGCCaccccggcggcgaggaagccgGCGATGTCGAGCCCGTCGTCTGCCGGATCTACGTCTCCCCGAGGGCGCCCCTGCACTCGCCGGCGCGCCGAGAATCGGCCGCTTATCAACCGCCGGAACACGCGCAGCCGCTGGGCCCTACGCCGGTGCGATCGGCGCCTCCGCGACGAGAGCATCTGACcacgcagccgccgccgccgccgccgtccctccTGAAGAGGGCCCCGCCGGTCGCCCAGCCGCAGTGCTCCAAGAAGATGAGAGGTGCTATTCCGTTGAG CTCGACGTACGTCATCGCCTCGGGCGGCTGCGGCGTCGTGTACCGCGCGCGCGACCGCCGCTCCGGCGAGACCGTCGCCATGAAGTGCATCCGCGCGTACcggggcgacggcggggagctCGTCGACCGCTCCGACCTCGGCCGCGAGGTCGCCGCCATGGAGGCCTGCAGGGGCCACCCGTACGTCGTGCAGCCGCGCGcgcacggccgcggcggcggcgacgacggcgaggccgtgCTCGTCATGCAGTTCGTGGGGCCGACTTTGCGGCACGTCCTGAGGCGCGAGCGCGGCGGGAGGGCAGGCCGGTCGGAGCTCGAGGTCCGCCTCGCCATGCGGCAGCTCCTGTCCGGCGCCAAGAGGATCCACGACGCCGGCCTCATGCACCGCGACCTCAAGCCGGACAACGTGCTCGTCGACAGCCGCGGGAACCTCAAGATCTGCGACCTCGGGCTGTCCCAgagcaccgccgcgccgccgccgtactcCAACCCGATCGGCACACGGTGGTACTGCGCGCCGGAGATCCTCGGCTCGACGGACTACGACGACCGCGTCGACTCGTGGTCACTCGGCTGCATCATGGCCGAGCTGCTCACCCGGAAGCCACTCTTCCGCGGGAGCTCAGACAGGGAGCAGCTCGGCGAGATCCTCGACGTCCTTGGCGTCAACGACATTAAGCAGTGGCGAGGCTACAAGGGGCAGCGGCTGCCCGGAGGCTGCGGGCCGGACAGCTTCCTCCGATGTTTCTTCCCATGTCCGGCGGAGGCCAGGATgctcggccggccggcgctgTCGGAGGCCGGCTTCGAGGTGTTGAGCGGGCTTCTGACGTGCAACCCGGAGAGGAGGATGACGGTGGAGCAAGCGCTCCGGCACCGGTGGTTTAAGGAGCTGGACAGTGCCAGCCTGCGACATCGCCCGTAG
- the LOC102712407 gene encoding beta-galactosidase 15 isoform X2, translated as MEIEMVLVGGTGMWPRLIAKCKEGGADVIETYVFWNGHEPAKGQYYFEERFDLVKFAKLVAAEGLFLFLRIGPYACAEWNFGGFPVWLRDIPGIEFRTDNEPFKAEMQTFVTKIVTLMKEEKLYSWQGGPIILQQIENEYGNIQGNFGQAGKRYMLWAAQMAIGLDTGIPWVMCRQTDAPEEIIDTCNAFYCDGFKPNSYNKPTIWTEDWDGWYADWGGALPHRPAEDSAFAVARFYQRGGSLQNYYMYFGGTNFARTAGGPLQITSYDYDAPIDEYGILRQPKWGHLKDLHAAIKLCEPALIAVDGSPQYIKLGSMQEAHVYSTGEVHTNGSMAGNAQICSAFLANIDEQKYASVWIFGKSYSLPPWSVSILPDCENVAFNTARIGAQTSVFTVESGSPSRSSRHKPSTFSLTAGGPYLSSTWWTSKETIGTWGGNNFAVQGILEHLNVTKDISDYLWYTTRVNISDADVAFWSSKGILPSLTIDKVRDVARVFVNGKLAGSQVGHWVSLKQSIQLVEGINELTLLSEIVGLQNYGAFLEKDGAGFRGQVKLTGLSDGDIDLTNSLWTYQVGLKGEFSMIYAPEKQGCAAWRHMQNDTVQPFTWYKTMFNAPKGADPVAIDLGSMGKGQAWVNGHLIGRYWSLVAPKSGCSSSCYYPGAYSESKCQSNCGMPTQNWYHIPREWLQESDNLLVLFEETGGDPSQISLEAHYAKTVCSRISENYYPPLSAWSHLSSGRASVNTATPEVHLQCDDGHVISEITFASYGTPSGGCLNFSKGNCHASSTLDLVIEACVGNNKCAISVSNDVFGDPCRGVLKDLAVEAKCSPPSVIKEPRDEM; from the exons ATGGAAATTGAAATGGTCCTTGTTGGAGGAACTGGG ATGTGGCCTAGATTAATTGCAAAGTGCAAGGAGGGTGGCGCAGATGTAATTGAGACCTATGTCTTTTGGAATGGGCATGAGCCAGCTAAAGGTCAG TATTACTTTGAAGAAAGATTTGATCTTGTGAAATTTGCGAAGTTGGTTGCCGCCGAAGgtctatttctttttcttcgtaTCGGCCCATATGCTTGTGCAGAATGGAATTTCGG TGGTTTCCCTGTGTGGTTACGTGACATCCCTGGCATAGAATTCCGAACTGACAATGAGCCATTCAAG GCTGAAATGCAGACTTTCGTGACAAAAATTGTCACTTTGATGAAAGAGGAGAAACTTTATTCTTGGCAAGGTGGTCCCATTATATTACAGCAG ATTGAAAACGAATATGGGAATATTCAAGGAAACTTTGGTCAAGCAGGGAAGAGATATATGCTATGGGCTGCTCAGATGGCAATTGGGCTTGACACTGGCATTCCTTGGGTAATGTGCAGGCAGACTGATGCTCCAGAAGAAATT ATCGATACGTGCAATGCATTTTATTGCGATGGTTTCAAGCCAAATTCTTACAATAAGCCAACAATATGGACTGAAGATTGGGATGGATG GTATGCTGACTGGGGTGGAGCATTGCCTCACAGGCCAGCCGAAGACAGTGCTTTTGCTGTTGCTCGTTTCTACCAGAGAGGTGGAAGCTTACAGAATTATTACATG TACTTCGGTGGAACAAATTTTGCACGAACAGCTGGTGGTCCACTTCAGATAACAAGCTATGATTATGATGCTCCAATTGATGAGTATG GTATATTAAGGCAGCCTAAGTGGGGGCATCTGAAAGATCTACATGCTGCTATCAAACTTTGTGAGCCAGCTCTTATTGCAGTTGATGGCTCACCTCAATATATAAAGTTAGGATCAATGCAAGAG GCACATGTATATTCCACGGGAGAAGTTCATACAAATGGAAGCATGGCAGGAAATGCACAGATTTGCTCTGCCTTTCTTGCAAATATTGATGAACAAAAATATGCATCAGTCTGGATCTTTGGTAAATCCTATAGTCTACCACCGTGGTCTGTGAGCATACTACCAGATTGTGAAAATGTGGCCTTCAATACTGCACGG ATTGGTGCACAGACTTCAGTTTTTACTGTAGAATCTGGGTCTCCCAGTCGTTCAAGTAGACATAAGCCTAGTACCTTCTCACTTACAGCTGGAGGTCCCTATCTCTCGAGTACTTGGTGGACTTCTAAGGAAACTATTGGTACATGGGGTGGAAACAACTTTGCTGTTCAGGGAATATTAGAGCACTTGAATGTAACGAAGGACATATCTGACTACTTGTGGTATACTACCAG GGTAAACATTTCTGATGCAGATGTTGCATTCTGGAGTTCGAAAGGGATTCTTCCTTCACTAACAATAGATAAAGTTCGCGATGTAGCTCGAGTGTTTGTAAATGGCAAGCTTGCAG GCAGTCAAGTTGGTCACTGGGTTTCACTGAAACAATCAATTCAACTGGTTGAAGGGATTAATGAGTTGACATTGCTTTCGGAGATTGTTGGCTTGCAG AACTATGGTGCTTTCTTGGAGAAAGATGGAGCTGGATTTAGAGGTCAAGTAAAACTCACTGGCTTGTCAGATGGGGACATTGACCTGACTAATTCCCTTTGGACATATCAG GTTGGCTTGAAAGGTGAGTTTTCTATGATTTATGCTCCTGAGAAGCAGGGATGTGCTGCATGGAGGCACATGCAGAATGACACTGTGCAGCCTTTCACTTGGTACAAG actatgtttaatgctcctaAAGGTGCTGACCCTGTCGCAATTGATCTTGGGAGCATGGGGAAGGGGCAGGCTTGGGTGAATGGACATCTAATTGGTCGCTACTGGTCACTAGTAGCACCAAAATCTGGGTGCTCCTCTTCATGCTACTACCCAGGAGCCTACAGTGAGAGCAAGTGCCAATCAAACTGTGGAATGCCTACCCAAAACTG GTACCACATACCAAGAGAATGGTTACAAGAGTCAGACAATCTACTGGTTCTGTTTGAGGAAACAGGAGGTGATCCCTCACAGATATCACTGGAGGCTCATTATGCCAAAACAGTTTGTTCAAGAATATCAGAAAATTATTATCCTCCACTTTCTGCCTGGTCACACCTTTCCAGTGGCCGTGCCTCAGTGAATACAGCAACTCCAGAAGTGCACTTGCAGTGTGACGATGGGCATGTTATCTCGGAGATTACATTTGCGAGCTATGGAACTCCTTCAGGTGGCTGCCTAAACTTCTCCAAAGGGAATTGCCATGCATCGAGCACTCTGGACTTGGTCATAGAG GCATGCGTTGGCAATAACAAATGTGCTATTAGTGTTTCCAACGATGTCTTTGGTGATCCGTGCCGAGGAGTCCTCAAGGATTTAGCGGTTGAGGCTAAGTGCTCCCCACCATCAGTCATCAAAGAGCCTCGTGATGAGATGTGA
- the LOC102712407 gene encoding beta-galactosidase 15 isoform X1 gives MAASRGRPLLGSRATEMLLVVLFLLGSSSCCSAAAAGEGVLRQVVAGRSVGGDGGGNFFEPFNVTYDHRAVLIGGKRRMLVSAGLHYPRATPEMWPRLIAKCKEGGADVIETYVFWNGHEPAKGQYYFEERFDLVKFAKLVAAEGLFLFLRIGPYACAEWNFGGFPVWLRDIPGIEFRTDNEPFKAEMQTFVTKIVTLMKEEKLYSWQGGPIILQQIENEYGNIQGNFGQAGKRYMLWAAQMAIGLDTGIPWVMCRQTDAPEEIIDTCNAFYCDGFKPNSYNKPTIWTEDWDGWYADWGGALPHRPAEDSAFAVARFYQRGGSLQNYYMYFGGTNFARTAGGPLQITSYDYDAPIDEYGILRQPKWGHLKDLHAAIKLCEPALIAVDGSPQYIKLGSMQEAHVYSTGEVHTNGSMAGNAQICSAFLANIDEQKYASVWIFGKSYSLPPWSVSILPDCENVAFNTARIGAQTSVFTVESGSPSRSSRHKPSTFSLTAGGPYLSSTWWTSKETIGTWGGNNFAVQGILEHLNVTKDISDYLWYTTRVNISDADVAFWSSKGILPSLTIDKVRDVARVFVNGKLAGSQVGHWVSLKQSIQLVEGINELTLLSEIVGLQNYGAFLEKDGAGFRGQVKLTGLSDGDIDLTNSLWTYQVGLKGEFSMIYAPEKQGCAAWRHMQNDTVQPFTWYKTMFNAPKGADPVAIDLGSMGKGQAWVNGHLIGRYWSLVAPKSGCSSSCYYPGAYSESKCQSNCGMPTQNWYHIPREWLQESDNLLVLFEETGGDPSQISLEAHYAKTVCSRISENYYPPLSAWSHLSSGRASVNTATPEVHLQCDDGHVISEITFASYGTPSGGCLNFSKGNCHASSTLDLVIEACVGNNKCAISVSNDVFGDPCRGVLKDLAVEAKCSPPSVIKEPRDEM, from the exons atggCCGCCTCGCGGGGGCGGCCGCTACTGGGGTCCCGGGCCACGGAGATGCTTCTGGTCGTCCTGTTCCTTctcggctcctcctcctgctgctccgccgccgcggcgggggagggggtgcTGAGGCAGGTGGTCGCGGGGAGGAgtgtcggcggcgacggcggtgggaACTTCTTCGAGCCGTTCAACGTGACGTACGACCACCGCGCGGTGCTCATCGGGGGGAAGCGGAGGATGCTCGTCTCCGCTGGGCTGCACTACCCGCGCGCCACGCCCGAG ATGTGGCCTAGATTAATTGCAAAGTGCAAGGAGGGTGGCGCAGATGTAATTGAGACCTATGTCTTTTGGAATGGGCATGAGCCAGCTAAAGGTCAG TATTACTTTGAAGAAAGATTTGATCTTGTGAAATTTGCGAAGTTGGTTGCCGCCGAAGgtctatttctttttcttcgtaTCGGCCCATATGCTTGTGCAGAATGGAATTTCGG TGGTTTCCCTGTGTGGTTACGTGACATCCCTGGCATAGAATTCCGAACTGACAATGAGCCATTCAAG GCTGAAATGCAGACTTTCGTGACAAAAATTGTCACTTTGATGAAAGAGGAGAAACTTTATTCTTGGCAAGGTGGTCCCATTATATTACAGCAG ATTGAAAACGAATATGGGAATATTCAAGGAAACTTTGGTCAAGCAGGGAAGAGATATATGCTATGGGCTGCTCAGATGGCAATTGGGCTTGACACTGGCATTCCTTGGGTAATGTGCAGGCAGACTGATGCTCCAGAAGAAATT ATCGATACGTGCAATGCATTTTATTGCGATGGTTTCAAGCCAAATTCTTACAATAAGCCAACAATATGGACTGAAGATTGGGATGGATG GTATGCTGACTGGGGTGGAGCATTGCCTCACAGGCCAGCCGAAGACAGTGCTTTTGCTGTTGCTCGTTTCTACCAGAGAGGTGGAAGCTTACAGAATTATTACATG TACTTCGGTGGAACAAATTTTGCACGAACAGCTGGTGGTCCACTTCAGATAACAAGCTATGATTATGATGCTCCAATTGATGAGTATG GTATATTAAGGCAGCCTAAGTGGGGGCATCTGAAAGATCTACATGCTGCTATCAAACTTTGTGAGCCAGCTCTTATTGCAGTTGATGGCTCACCTCAATATATAAAGTTAGGATCAATGCAAGAG GCACATGTATATTCCACGGGAGAAGTTCATACAAATGGAAGCATGGCAGGAAATGCACAGATTTGCTCTGCCTTTCTTGCAAATATTGATGAACAAAAATATGCATCAGTCTGGATCTTTGGTAAATCCTATAGTCTACCACCGTGGTCTGTGAGCATACTACCAGATTGTGAAAATGTGGCCTTCAATACTGCACGG ATTGGTGCACAGACTTCAGTTTTTACTGTAGAATCTGGGTCTCCCAGTCGTTCAAGTAGACATAAGCCTAGTACCTTCTCACTTACAGCTGGAGGTCCCTATCTCTCGAGTACTTGGTGGACTTCTAAGGAAACTATTGGTACATGGGGTGGAAACAACTTTGCTGTTCAGGGAATATTAGAGCACTTGAATGTAACGAAGGACATATCTGACTACTTGTGGTATACTACCAG GGTAAACATTTCTGATGCAGATGTTGCATTCTGGAGTTCGAAAGGGATTCTTCCTTCACTAACAATAGATAAAGTTCGCGATGTAGCTCGAGTGTTTGTAAATGGCAAGCTTGCAG GCAGTCAAGTTGGTCACTGGGTTTCACTGAAACAATCAATTCAACTGGTTGAAGGGATTAATGAGTTGACATTGCTTTCGGAGATTGTTGGCTTGCAG AACTATGGTGCTTTCTTGGAGAAAGATGGAGCTGGATTTAGAGGTCAAGTAAAACTCACTGGCTTGTCAGATGGGGACATTGACCTGACTAATTCCCTTTGGACATATCAG GTTGGCTTGAAAGGTGAGTTTTCTATGATTTATGCTCCTGAGAAGCAGGGATGTGCTGCATGGAGGCACATGCAGAATGACACTGTGCAGCCTTTCACTTGGTACAAG actatgtttaatgctcctaAAGGTGCTGACCCTGTCGCAATTGATCTTGGGAGCATGGGGAAGGGGCAGGCTTGGGTGAATGGACATCTAATTGGTCGCTACTGGTCACTAGTAGCACCAAAATCTGGGTGCTCCTCTTCATGCTACTACCCAGGAGCCTACAGTGAGAGCAAGTGCCAATCAAACTGTGGAATGCCTACCCAAAACTG GTACCACATACCAAGAGAATGGTTACAAGAGTCAGACAATCTACTGGTTCTGTTTGAGGAAACAGGAGGTGATCCCTCACAGATATCACTGGAGGCTCATTATGCCAAAACAGTTTGTTCAAGAATATCAGAAAATTATTATCCTCCACTTTCTGCCTGGTCACACCTTTCCAGTGGCCGTGCCTCAGTGAATACAGCAACTCCAGAAGTGCACTTGCAGTGTGACGATGGGCATGTTATCTCGGAGATTACATTTGCGAGCTATGGAACTCCTTCAGGTGGCTGCCTAAACTTCTCCAAAGGGAATTGCCATGCATCGAGCACTCTGGACTTGGTCATAGAG GCATGCGTTGGCAATAACAAATGTGCTATTAGTGTTTCCAACGATGTCTTTGGTGATCCGTGCCGAGGAGTCCTCAAGGATTTAGCGGTTGAGGCTAAGTGCTCCCCACCATCAGTCATCAAAGAGCCTCGTGATGAGATGTGA